One genomic segment of Salminus brasiliensis chromosome 6, fSalBra1.hap2, whole genome shotgun sequence includes these proteins:
- the LOC140556931 gene encoding cytosolic sulfotransferase 3-like has protein sequence MEGSDLPLTSRSELIEFEGISMVHFFTDNWENIQNFQARPDDILITTYPKAGTTWVSYILDLLYFGNAAPERQTSQPIYIRVPFLEATLPDIPSGVELADKLPTTPRLIKTHLPVQLVPKSFWEQNCRVIYVARNAKDNAVSFFHFDRMNLTAPDPQDWNTYLQRFKDGKTVFGPWYDHVCGYWEKKQTYSNIHYMFFEDMVEDTGREVERLCSFLGLSTPTEERERITKGVHFDTMKLNKMTNYSTVPAMDFKVSPFMRKGKVGDWKNHFTVAQNEQFDEHYKQKMKNTTLQFRTEL, from the exons atggaagGATCTGATTTACCTTTG ACTAGTCGTTCGGAGCTGATTGAGTTTGAAGGCATCTCTATGGTTCACTTCTTCACTGACAACTGGGAGAACATTCAGAACTTTCAAGCAAGACCAGACGACATTTTAATCACCACTTATCCCAAAGCAG GGACTACTTGGGTGTCCTACATTTTGGACCTGCTCTACTTTGGCAATGCAGCGCCGGAGCGTCAGACCTCCCAACCCATCTACATACGGGTACCGTTCCTTGAGGCAACCCTCCCGGATATTCCTTCAG GGGTGGAGCTGGCAGACAAGTTGCCCACTACTCCACGCCTCATCAAAACCCACCTTCCTGTACAGCTGGTGCCCAAGTCCTTCTGGGAACAAAACTGCAGG GTCATCTATGTAGCTCGTAATGCCAAAGACAACGCTGTGTCTTTTTTTCACTTTGACCGGATGAACTTGACAGCACCGGATCCGCAAGACTGGAACACTTATCTACAGAGGTTCAAGGATGGAAAGA CCGTGTTTGGTCCTTGGTATGATCATGTGTGCGGATACTGGGAGAAGAAGCAGACCTACTCAAACATTCACTACATGTTCTTTGAGGACATGGTGGAG GACACGGGGCGTGAGGTGGAGCGTTTGTGCTCCTTCCTTGGTTTATCTACACCAAcagaagaaagggagagaattACAAAGGGCGTTCACTTCGACACCATGAAGCTGAACAAGATGACCAACTACTCTACAGTCCCAGCCATGGACTTTAAAGTGTCCCCATTTATGCGCAAAG GTAAAGTCGGGGACTGGAAGAATCACTTCACTGTGGCTCAGAACGAGCAGTTTGACGAACACTACAAACAGAAGATGAAGAACACCACCCTCCAGTTCCGAACAGAGCTTTAA
- the LOC140556930 gene encoding cytosolic sulfotransferase 3-like translates to MDGADLLSSVSRPEYFDFEGISMIPCFTLNWANVQNFQARPDDILIATYPKAGTTWVSYILELLYFSKMGPERQTSLPIYLRVPFLEGLFPGLPTGVELADKLPTSPRLIKTHLPVQLVPKSFWEQNCRVVYVARNAKDNAVSYFHFDRMNMGQPDPVDWSTDLQKFMDGRKVFGPWYDHVCGYWEKKQTYSNIHYMFFEDMVEDTGREVEHLCSFLGLSTPIEERERITKGTHFNTMKLNKMTNYSTVPVMDFKVSPFMRKGKVGDWKNHFTVAQNEQFDEHYKQKMKNTTLQFRTEL, encoded by the exons ATGGATGGAGCTGATTTACTCTCG TCAGTCAGTCGACCAGAGTACTTTGATTTCGAAGGCATCTCTATGATCCCTTGCTTCACTTTAAATTGGGCAAATGTTCAGAACTTTCAGGCAAGACCAGATGACATCCTCATTGCCACTTACCCCAAAGCAG GAACTACCTGGGTATCCTATATTTTGGAACTGCTCTACTTTAGTAAAATGGGACCAGAGCGCCAGACCTCGCTGCCCATTTACTTGCGAGTACCTTTCCTTGAAGGGTTGTTTCCTGGGTTACCAACAG GAGTGGAACTGGCAGACAAGTTGCCCACCTCTCCACGGCTCATCAAAACTCACCTACCTGTTCAGTTGGTACCCAAGTCCTTCTGGGAACAGAACTGCAGG GTTGTCTATGTAGCTCGTAATGCCAAAGACAACGCTGTGTCCTATTTCCACTTCGACCGGATGAACATGGGACAGCCCGATCCAGTAGACTGGAGCACTGATCTACAGAAGTTCATGGATGGAAGGA AGGTGTTTGGTCCTTGGTATGACCATGTGTGTGGATACTGGGAGAAGAAGCAGACCTACTCAAATATTCACTACATGTTCTTTGAGGACATGGTGGAG GACACGGGACGAGAGGTGGAGCATTTGTGCTCCTTCCTTGGTTTGTCTACACCTAtagaagagcgagagagaattaCGAAAGGCACTCACTTCAACACCATGAAGCTAAACAAGATGACCAACTACTCTACAGTCCCAGTCATGGACTTCAAGGTCTCACCGTTCATGCGCAAAG GTAAAGTCGGAGACTGGAAGAACCACTTCACTGTGGCTCAGAACGAGCAGTTTGATGAACACTACAAACAGAAGATGAAGAACACCACCCTCCAGTTCCGAACAGAGCTTTAA
- the LOC140557621 gene encoding cytosolic sulfotransferase 3-like — protein MEGIDLPSTMSRPDLIEYKGISMVHYFTDNWEKIQNFQAKPDDIVIATYPKAGTTWVSYILDLLYFGNKETERQTSQPIYFRVPFLEMTIPELPSGVDLADKLPTTPRLIKTHLPVQLVPKSFWEQNCKIIYVGRNAKDNAVSYFHFERMNFIQPEPGDWNTFLQMFMDGKKVFGPWYDHVCGYWEKKQTYSNIHYMFFEDMVEDTGREVERLCSFLGLSTPIEEREKITKDVHFDSMKKNKMTNYSTIPIMDFKISPFMRKGKVGDWKNHFTVAQNEQFDEHYKQKMKNTTLQFRTEL, from the exons ATGGAAGGAATTGATTTGCCTTCG ACGATGAGTCGTCCAGATTTGATTGAGTATAAAGGCATCTCTATGGTCCATTACTTCACTGACAACTGGGAGAAAATTCAGAACTTCCAGGCAAAACCAGATGACATTGTCATTGCTACTTATCCCAAAGCAG GCACAACCTGGGTCTCCTATATTCTGGATCTGCTCTATTTTGGGAACAAGGAAACAGAGCGTCAGACATCGCAGCCAATCTACTTTCGAGTACCTTTTCTCGAGATGACCATCCCTGAACTGCCTTCCG GGGTGGACCTGGCAGACAAGTTACCCACCACTCCACGCCTCATTAAAACGCATCTTCCTGTTCAGCTGGTGCCCAAGTCCTTCTGGGAACAGAACTGTAAG attATTTATGTAGGTCGCAATGCGAAAGACAACGCTGTGTCTTATTTCCACTTTGAACGGATGAACTTCATACAGCCTGAGCCGGGAGACTGGAACACTTTTCTACAGATGTTCATGGAtggaaaga AGGTGTTTGGTCCTTGGTATGACCATGTGTGCGGATACTGGGAGAAGAAGCAGACATACTCCAATATTCACTACATGTTCTTTGAGGACATGGTGGAG GACACTGGACGTGAGGTGGAGCGCTTGTGCTCCTTCCTTGGTTTGTCTACACCTatagaagaaagagagaaaattaCAAAAGACGTTCATTTCGATTCCATGAAGAAGAACAAAATGACCAACTACTCTACAATCCCTATCATGGATTTCAAGATCTCACCATTCATGCGCAAAG GTAAAGTCGGGGACTGGAAGAACCACTTCACTGTGGCCCAGAACGAGCAGTTTGACGAACACTACAAACAGAAGATGAAGAACACCACCCTCCAGTTCCGAACAGAGCTTTAA
- the wdr46 gene encoding WD repeat-containing protein 46, whose translation MAEPSEAALERTHVEKKKKAPKRYWEETQEASKKKDGEGEKSGDEAEQENTAKEKSKPTRDGWRKKKKEGTTDGKFISGKSDPFPGEAPIPEERLKKFQRGNKLKVPAEMRSKLKETLTKSELGSDLAQKQAARYDLLLTEDAGFLEGDEDEDTCTISQEDIAEAVDITSGSKYFNLHLTQFGPYRLDYSRTGRHLLLGGRRGHVTCIEWQTKNLMCEINVMETVQDVKWLHSEAMFAVAQKKWLHIYDSNGIELHCIKKFNDVLRMQFLPYHFLLATASATGFLQYLDVSVGKEVAAIPTRCGRLDVMAQNPYNAVIHLGHPNGTVSLWSPNQKEPLVKMLCHRGGVRSLTVDKTGTYMVTSGLDRKLKVYDIRAFKPLRSFFLPAGASCLSLSQKGLLSAATGDIVQVYRDVCGGGPMTKPYMAHRVRGTVWGVGYCPFEDVLGIGHADGFTSMIVPGAGEPNFDAMDMNPYRSTKQRQEWEVKALLEKVQPELISLDPGVLGKVDRATFEQKHKERVEAMGYDPLAHEKFKPRMRKRGRSSAGAVEKRKNKVAHEDQRDEIRKTVEERMEKDKARKESAKEQLKREKLSALDRFKK comes from the exons ATGGCGGAGCCCAGTGAGGCAGCGTTGGAGAGAACACACgtggagaagaagaaaaag GCTCCTAAGCGCTACTGGGAAGAAACGCAGGAAGCAAGTAAAAAAAAGGATGGCGAGGGAGAAAAGAGCGGTGATGAGGCAGAGCAGGAGAACACAGCTAAAGAAAAGAGCAAGCCAACACGTGATGGatggagaaagaagaagaaggaaggaACTACTGATGGAAAGTTCATATCAGGG AAAAGTGACCCGTTCCCTGGTGAGGCCCCCATCCCAGAGGAGCGACTGAAGAAGTTTCAAAGAGGCAATAAATTAAAAGTG CCTGCAGAAATGCGATCGAAGCTTAAAGAAACCCTCACCAAGTCAGAATTAGGCTCTGACCTGGCTCAGAAACAGGCTGCACGATATGACCTCCTGCTCACAGAGGATGCTGG GTTTCTGGAgggagatgaagatgaagacacaTGTACTATCTCACAAGAAGACATAGCAGAAGCTGTGGACATCACTTCTGGATCAAAG TACTTTAACTTGCATCTGACCCAGTTTGGACCTTACAGACTAGATTACAGCAGGACTGGCCG GCATTTGTTATTAGGTGGAAGGAGAGGTCATGTGACTTGCATAGAATGGCAGACCAAGAACCTTATGTGTGAGATAAACGTCATGGAAACAGTCCAAGATGTGAA GTGGCTCCACTCCGAGGCCATGTTTGCTGTGGCTCAGAAGAAATGGCTGCACATCTACGACTCCAACGGCATAGAGCTGCACTGCATCAAAAAATTCAATGATGTTCTGCGCATGCAGTTCCTCCCCTACCACTTTCTGCTGGCCACAGCG aGTGCCACAGGCTTCCTGCAGTATCTGGATGTGTCTGTGGGGAAGGAGGTGGCTGCCATCCCCACGAGGTGTGGACGGCTAGATGTGATGGCACAGAATCCCTACAATGCAGTTATTCACCTCGGCCACCCCAATGGCACGGTCAGCCTTTGGTCACCCAATCAGAAAGAGCCTCTTGTTAAAATGCTCTGTCACCGGGGCGGGGTGCGCTCCCTCACAGTGGACAAAACTGGAAC gtacatggTGACGTCAGGACTGGACAGGAAGCTGAAAGTCTATGACATCAGAGCGTTTAAACCACTTCGTTCCTTCTTCCTTCCTGCTGGAGCCTCCTGCCTTTCCCTCAGCCAGAAAGGACTGCTCAGTGCTGCTACTGGAGATATAGTACAg GTGTACCGTGATGTTTGTGGAGGTGGTCCCAtgacaaagccctacatggcccaTCGGGTGAGGGGGACAGTGTGGGGCGTTGGGTATTGCCCCTTTGAGGACGTGCTGGGTATTGGACACGCAGATGGATTCACCAGTATGATAGTGCCAG GTGCTGGTGAGCCAAACTTCGATGCTATGGACATGAACCCATACCGCAGCACCAAGCAGAGGCAGGAATGGGAGGTCAAGGCTCTGCTGGAGAAGGTGCAGCCTGAGCTGATCAGCTTGGACCCAGGGGTGCTGGGTAAAGTGGACCGGGCTACCTTTGAGCAGAAACATAAGGAGAGAGTGGAGGCTATG GGTTATGACCCACTAGCCCATGAGAAGTTCAAGCCAAGAATGAGGAAGCGAGGCCGAAGTTCAGCTGGAGCGGTGGAGAAGAGGAAGAATAAAGTAGCCCATGAGGATCAAAgg GACGAAATTCGGAAAACAGTGGAGGAGAGAATGGAAAAAGACAAGGCGAGGAAAGAGAGTGCTAAGGAACAGCTGAAACGGGAGAAGCTCTCTGCATTGGATCGGTTTAAAAAGTAG
- the LOC140557622 gene encoding cytosolic sulfotransferase 3-like, producing MKSINRPELFDFEGISMVHYFTDNWENIQNFKARPDDILVATYPKAGTTWVSYILDLLYFGNTAPERQTDLPIFMRVPFLEAAFPGLPSGVELADALPTTPRLIKTHLPVQLVPKSFWEQNCRVVYVARNAKDNAVSYFHFDRMNMGEPEPGDWNTFLQKFKDGKNVFGPWYDHVCGYWEKKQTCSNIHYMFFEDMVENTGREVERLCSFLGLSTPTEERERITKGVHFDAMKQNNMTNYSTVPLLDFKISPFMRKGKVGDWKNHFTAAQNEQFEEHYRQKMKNTTLQFRTEI from the exons ATGAAGTCAATCAATCGACCAGAGCTGTTTGATTTTGAAGGCATCTCTATGGTCCATTATTTCACGGACAACTGGGAGAACATTCAGAACTTCAAGGCAAGACCAGATGACATCCTCGTCGCCACTTATCCCAAAGCAG GAACCACTTGGGTATCCTACATTTTGGATCTACTCTACTTTGGCAATACAGCACCAGAGCGTCAGACTGACCTGCCCATCTTCATGCGGGTACCTTTCCTTGAAGCGGCCTTCCCTGGACTGCCTTCAG GAGTGGAACTGGCAGACGCATTGCCCACCACTCCACGGCTCATCAAAACTCATCTTCCTGTTCAGCTGGTGCCCAAATCCTTCTGGGAACAGAACTGCAGG gTCGTCTATGTAGCTCGCAATGCCAAAGACAACGCTGTGTCTTATTTTCACTTTGACCGGATGAACATGGGAGAACCCGAGCCAGGAGACTGGAACACCTTTCTACAGAAGTTCAAGGATGGAAAGA ATGTGTTTGGTCCTTGGTATGATCATGTGTGCGGATACTGGGAGAAGAAGCAGACCTGCTCAAATATTCACTACATGTTCTTTGAGGACATGGTGGAG AACACTGGGCGTGAGGTGGAGCGCCTGTGCTCCTTTCTTGGTTTATCTACACCAAcagaagaaagggagagaattACAAAGGGCGTTCACTTTGATGCCATGAAGCAGAACAACATGACCAACTACTCTACAGTACCTTTGCTAGACTTCAAGATCTCACCATTTATGCGCAAAG GTAAAGTCGGGGACTGGAAGAACCACTTCACTGCGGCTCAGAACGAGCAGTTTGAGGAACACTACAGACAGAAGATGAAGAACACCACCCTCCAGTTTCGAACAGAGATTTAA